A window of Castanea sativa cultivar Marrone di Chiusa Pesio chromosome 1, ASM4071231v1 contains these coding sequences:
- the LOC142616809 gene encoding putative glutathione S-transferase, protein MADGVFRLDFWASLFGVRVRIALAEKGIKYETKEELWNKSSLKCPLLLQRTPIQKKIPVLIHNGKPVCESLIIVQYINEVWKDRSPLLPSHPYQRAHARFWADFVDNKVYYLSRKVLNTKGEELEAGKKEIIETFKVLEGELGDKPYFGGETFGFVDLSFIPFYSWFIVYEIFGNINIEAECPKIIAWAKRCLQKETVAKSLPGQKNVYLGVSLALFHLGPMNLLDTFVCLLIFKGACIVS, encoded by the exons ATGGCTGACGGGGTGTTTCGGCTGGATTTCTGGGCCAGCTTGTTTGGGGTGAGGGTCAGGATTGCATTGGCCGAGAAGGGTATCAAGTATGAGACCAAGGAGGAGTTGTGGAATAAAAGTTCATTAAAGTGCCCTCTGCTTTTACAGAGAACCCCCATACAGAAGAAGATCCCAGTTCTCATCCACAACGGGAAACCAGTGTGTGAGTCACTCATCATTGTTCAGTACATAAATGAGGTCTGGAAGGATAGGTCTCCTTTGCTGCCTTCTCATCCTTACCAGAGAGCTCATGCCAGGTTCTGGGCTGATTTTGTTGATAACAAG GTTTATTATCTTTCAAGGAAGGTATTGAACACGAAAGGAGAAGAACTGGAGGCAGGCAAGAAGGAAATTATTGAAACCTTCAAGGTATTGGAGGGAGAGCTTGGTGACAAGCCTTACTTTGGGGGAGAAACATTTGGGTTTGTGGACCTTTCTTTTATCCCCTTCTACAGCTGGTTCATTGTCTATGAGATCTTTGGCAATATCAACATAGAGGCAGAGTGCCCCAAGATTATTGCATGGGCTAAGAGGTGCCTGCAGAAGGAGACTGTGGCCAAGTCTCTTCCTGGCCAGAAGAACGTTTATCTAGGTGTAAGTTTGGCTTTGTTTCATCTAGGTCCGATGAACTTGTTAGACACTTTTGTCTGTCTGCTGATCTTTAAAGGGGCATGTATTGTATCATGA